CTACCAATAATTTCAAGTGGGGCTGGTAATGCACCCGACATTAAAATATTTACTAAATCTTCCGCTTCTTCTACACTTTCAAGTCCTGTAATTGATGAACGACCACCAGTAATTTTACCAATTACATTTGGGTACGAAACCACGTAGTTATCAAGTACGATAGCTACCGGTTTTCCGATATTAGCTCCGGTAACACGACCCCAAACACGCGCTCCTTCTGAGTTCATGCCCATTGCTACTTCCGGGATATTGGTAGTAGGATCGAACTGGATACTAGCTTCTTCAATTACTTCACCAGTAAGTTCAGCAGTGGTATTTACTCCAAAAAGAGCGTATTGCTCAAGCCCATCTGTAAATGAAACCGGATTTGATCCCCAAAGAACAGTGGTGTTTCTTGGCATCATTTGCTGCACTTCCGGATCTTTTAACAGAGCCATTACCGCGGCTGTATCTTCTGCGGAAGCATACCCGAAGATATAAGGGCTTTGCTGTTGTAGGAACCCTAAAAGATCAACTAACTGGTTGGTAGCAATCGGTTGGGAAAGACTGTCAGATGAACTATCGGGTACAACATCATAATATTGAATTGCTCTTGTTCTGAAATTTGAGAAGTCCTGTGCATCTGCTCCGGTTCTGAATTCAAGTCGTGCGGTTCCTTTTAAAAGGTCAAATACACGCTGTTCATCAGATACACCTGGAAGCTCGGCAATGATTCTAGTGGTACCTTGCTTAACAATTGAAGGTTCGCTTACACCGAATCTGTCTACACGAGTACGTACAATTTCGATTGCTCTGTCTAAAGCAGCATCACGCTGATTTTTCAGATAAACAACTACCTCTTCGTTTGTTGATCGACGGGTGATATTGTCAACATCGCTTCGATAGTATCGGCTTAGGCGTGCATTTTCGTCTCTAGACTCAAACTCAACGACCATTTCGTCAATGAAATCAGTGTCGTTTGCTTCGGCATTTTGCCGGGCCGTATTTATTACGTCGACTAGAAGTGCATCCCTATCTTCACCTGCTAATTCAGAGATAAGCTGAGGAGTACCTACCTCAAGGGTTACGTGCATACCGCCTTGTAAATCAAGACCAAGAGACAGTATTTGATCGCGAATATTAGAAAGCCTTTCAGCATTTTCTCGTTCATATGTTTCTGCTTCGGGAGCAGGCATTTCTGCAATTTGCTTTTGCTCAAGGTTCCATATAACTGTAGGAGAAAGTTCATACAGGAAATAAGCGAGGAACCCAACAATCAATAAGATTTTAAATCCGTTACCTTGCATAATTTTTTCAATTAGATAATTAAGAATGTTTCAATTAAGAATGGGTTAGAGGCGGTTGCCTTAACCTGAATAGTTTAAAAAGTAGGGGTGGTTAGCTTGGCTTATTGAACATTGAACATTGAACATTGAACATTGAACATTGAACAATTGAGCCATTGAACATTTTCTAAGGAGCGCCTATAGCTGTTCCGCTTTTAAGAGGGGTGAGGATATGTGATTTCGAGATTGATAATTCTGAGTATTCAAAATCAACAGGTCGGTCGAAATCAACGTGAGTAAGATTCTTTTGGACAGCTTTTGAAAAAAAGTTGCCATCTGTTGGTAATACAGAATGTGGCTTAATGTTTTGAACAAAAACTGCTTTACCCATTTCATTACCAGAAGTTTGGTAATGCTCCCATGCAGTAATGATTAGGTGATAAGCGTCTTCTGAAGAACTTTCACCATCCTTAGAAATCGGGAGTTTAAACTCATCATAGTTAGAAGCAACTAATTCAGACGCTTCTTTTATAACATCTTCAAGTTCGGCTTTTTTACTGGATAGTTTTTCAATCTCATCAGCAAGAGAACCATTGTCCTGTTTGAGGTGAGAGCCGAGCCAGTTTGCAAAAGCACTGTGGTCGGTTTCGCTATCAGCTGGCTTTATATAGTGCAGGGTAATACCCAGTACCATTAAGGCAAAGCCAAAAAGATGAGTTTTATATGATCTAAAGAATTTCATCAGACTTTAAAGATAGCTAAGTAGCGTCCCAATTATCAACGACTACGGTAAAAATGATTTTTGTTCCAAATCACAGAGCTTTTTCGTGTTTATTAAGCCTGTCGAATTCCTGTTTGAGGAATTTTCCGGTTTCGGATGTTTTATGGTCTGCCAGTTTCTTTGGGGTACCCTGTGCAATGATTTTTCCTCCTCCACGGCCACCTTCCGGCCCCAGATCTATAATCCAGTCAGCCGCTTTAATTAAATCCAGGTTATGCTCAATTACCATTACAGTATTCCCCTTATCAACCAGTTGCTGTATCACATCTATCAGCATGCGAACATCCTGGAAATGAAGGCCTGTTGTTGGCTCATCCATTACATAAAGAGTATCTCCGGTTCCAATCTTGGAGAGCTCTCGGGCAAGTTTTATACGTTGCGCTTCTCCTCCTGAAAGAGTGGTACTTGACTGCCCCAGGGTTAAATAGCCAAGCCCTACCGAATTTAGTGTAGAAAGGATCCTGGAGATGGCAGGCTGTGCATCAAAAAACTCAGCAGCCTCACCAATAGGCATATTCAATACATCAGAGATATTTTTCTTTTTATAATAAATCTCCAGTGTTTCCCGGTTGTATCGCTTTCCGTTACAGGTTTCGCAAGTCACATAAACATCCGGTAGAAAATTCATTTCAATCTTGCGAACACCATCTCCCTGACAAGTCTCACAACGTCCTCCTTTTACGTTAAAGGAGAATCGCCCTTGATCATAACCTCTGATCTTAGCCTC
This genomic window from Balneola sp. contains:
- the secD gene encoding protein translocase subunit SecD; this translates as MQGNGFKILLIVGFLAYFLYELSPTVIWNLEQKQIAEMPAPEAETYERENAERLSNIRDQILSLGLDLQGGMHVTLEVGTPQLISELAGEDRDALLVDVINTARQNAEANDTDFIDEMVVEFESRDENARLSRYYRSDVDNITRRSTNEEVVVYLKNQRDAALDRAIEIVRTRVDRFGVSEPSIVKQGTTRIIAELPGVSDEQRVFDLLKGTARLEFRTGADAQDFSNFRTRAIQYYDVVPDSSSDSLSQPIATNQLVDLLGFLQQQSPYIFGYASAEDTAAVMALLKDPEVQQMMPRNTTVLWGSNPVSFTDGLEQYALFGVNTTAELTGEVIEEASIQFDPTTNIPEVAMGMNSEGARVWGRVTGANIGKPVAIVLDNYVVSYPNVIGKITGGRSSITGLESVEEAEDLVNILMSGALPAPLEIIGSRTVGATLGEASIEAGLSSIIIGLSIVAIFMIVYYRKGGAVADIALTLNIVFILGVLASFGAVLTLPGMAGIVLTIGMAVDANVLIFDRIREEQRSGKTIKAAISSGYSNAMSAIIDANVTTGFVAIILYSFGVGPIKGFAVTLLAGICCSLFSAIVITRVVIDYLSRNKAEAVSFG